TGCAGAGGTTGCCGTTCACGCCGTTACCTTCTATTTCCTTGCCATTTTCGTCAACAAGAATGGGTTGGATACCGGGCAGCGGCAAGGTGGCGTAACCGGGTTTTTCTTTCGTAATGCCTGCCAGTGGCGCGATCATAATGCCCCCCGTCTCTGTTTGCCACCAGGTATCCGTGATGGGGGCTTTGCCTTTGCCGATCTGATCTTTATACCAATGCCAGGCTTCCTCGTTGATCGGTTCACCCACAGTGCCCAGGGTGGTCAGCGAACTGAGGTCCTTGTGGTTTACCGGTCCCAGGCCAAATCCCATCAGGCTGCGGATAGCGGTGGGGGCGGTGTATAGCACGTTCACCCTGAATTTGTCTACAATATCCCAGAAGCGCCCCGCATCCGGATAGGTGGGAATGCCTTCGAACAGCACTGTTGTTGCCCCGGCGCTCAGCGGCCCGTACACGATATAGCTGTGCCCCGTGATCCAGCCGATGTCTGCCGTGCAGAAATACACCTGTCCTGGTTTATACTGGAAAGTATTGATGAAAGTATAGTTGGCATATACCATATAGCCTCCGCAGGTATGCACCACCCCTTTGGGTTTGCCTGTGGAGCCGGAAGTGTAGAGGATGAAAAGGGTATCCTCGGCGTCCATCTCTTCAGCCGGCGCCGGTGGGTTGCCCATGGTCTCCACTTGCTTGATCTCGTCTTCCCACCACACATCGCGGCCTTTCAGCATGCTCACAGGGGTGCGGGTGCGGGTGCAGACGATGACCTTTTTTACGGATGGGCAGGCCATTAGCGCATCATCTATCACAGATTTCAGCGGAATGTCCTTACCACCGCGGTAAGCGCCGTCGCATGTGATCACGAGGCTGGCCTGAGCATCCTGTATGCGGTCGGCAATGGACTGGGCGCTGAAACCGCCGAACACCACAGAATGGATGGCGCCCACGCGCGCGCAGGCCAGTACGGCGATCGCCAGTTCCGGGATCATTCCCATATAGATACATACCCGGTCTCCCTTCTTTACGCCGTTATTCTTCAGCACGTTGGCGAACTGGCAGACTTTATTATACAATTCCCGGTAGGTAAGAATACGATGCCTTTCTTCCGGATCGTTCGGCTCCCAGATGATCGCCGGCTGGTTGCCAAGTGTACCGAGATGCCTGTCCAGGCAGTTTTCCGTAATGTTGAGTTTCGCGCCCGTGAACCATTTTACATCCGGGTCCTTGAAATTCCAT
This genomic stretch from Chitinophaga sp. XS-30 harbors:
- the acs gene encoding acetate--CoA ligase translates to MSYPYQLSNFDEYQQAWQHSVTDPEGFWADVADHFYWRRKWDKVLEWNFKDPDVKWFTGAKLNITENCLDRHLGTLGNQPAIIWEPNDPEERHRILTYRELYNKVCQFANVLKNNGVKKGDRVCIYMGMIPELAIAVLACARVGAIHSVVFGGFSAQSIADRIQDAQASLVITCDGAYRGGKDIPLKSVIDDALMACPSVKKVIVCTRTRTPVSMLKGRDVWWEDEIKQVETMGNPPAPAEEMDAEDTLFILYTSGSTGKPKGVVHTCGGYMVYANYTFINTFQYKPGQVYFCTADIGWITGHSYIVYGPLSAGATTVLFEGIPTYPDAGRFWDIVDKFRVNVLYTAPTAIRSLMGFGLGPVNHKDLSSLTTLGTVGEPINEEAWHWYKDQIGKGKAPITDTWWQTETGGIMIAPLAGITKEKPGYATLPLPGIQPILVDENGKEIEGNGVNGNLCIKFPWPGMLRTTYGDHERCRTTYFATYENLYFTGDGCLRDEDGYYRITGRVDDVLNVSGHRIGTAEVENAINMHAGVVESAVVGFPHDIKGQGIYAFVITERKHHDLELTKKDIIQTVSRIIGPIAKPDKIQFVSGLPKTRSGKIMRRILRKIAEGELDNLGDTSTLLDPAVVEEIKQGKL